From Bos javanicus breed banteng chromosome 5, ARS-OSU_banteng_1.0, whole genome shotgun sequence, the proteins below share one genomic window:
- the FAIM2 gene encoding protein lifeguard 2 isoform X2 has translation MTQGKLSVANKAPGTEGQQQANGEKKETPAVPSAPPSYEEATSGEGLKAGAFPPAPSAVPLHPSWAYVDPNSSSSYESGFPTGDHEFFTTFSWDDQKVRRVFIRKVYTILLIQLLVTLGVVALFTFCDPVKDYVQANPGWYWASYAVFFATYLTLACCSGPRRHFPWNLILLTIFTLSMAYLTGMLSSYYNTTSVLLCLSITALVCLSVTVFSFQTKFDFTSCQGVLFVLLMTLFFSGLILAILLPFQYVPWLHAVYAVLGAGVFTLGELGK, from the exons ATGACACAGGGAAAG CTCTCCGTGGCTAACAAGGCCCCCGGGACAGAGGGGCAGCAGCAGGCGAATGGCGAGAAGAAGGAGACTCCGGCAGTGCCCTCGGCCCCGCCCTCCTATGAGGAGGCCACCTCTGGGGAGGGGCTCAAGGCAGGAGccttcccccccgccccctcgGCTGTGCCTCTCCACCCGAGCTGGGCGTACGTGGACCCTA ACAGCAGCTCCAGCTATGAGAGTGGCTTCCCCACTGGAGACCATGAGTTCTTCACCACCTTCAGTTGGGATGACCAGAAGGTTCGCCGAGTCTTCATCAGAAAG GTCTATACCATTCTGCTGATTCAGCTGCTGGTGACCTTGGGTGTCGTGGCTCTCTTTACCTTCTG TGACCCCGTGAAGGACTATGTCCAGGCCAACCCAGGCTGGTACTGGGCATCCTA TGCTGTGTTCTTTGCGACCTACCTGACCCTGGCCTGCTGTTCTGGACCCAG GAGGCATTTCCCCTGGAACCTGATCCTCCTGACCATCTTT ACCCTGTCCATGGCCTACCTCACTGGAATGTTGTCCAG TTACTACAACACCACGTCTGTGCTGCTGTGCCTGAGCATCACGGCCCTCGTCTGCCTCTCGGTCACCGTCTTCAGCTTCCAGACCAAG TTCGACTTCACATCCTGCCAAGGTGTGCTCTTCGTGCTGCTCATGACCCTCTTCTTCAGTGGGCTCATCCTGGCCATCCTCCTGCCCTTCCAATAT GTGCCCTGGCTCCACGCAGTGTATGCCGTGCTGGGAGCAGGCGTGTTTACATTG